A single genomic interval of Daucus carota subsp. sativus chromosome 1, DH1 v3.0, whole genome shotgun sequence harbors:
- the LOC108199029 gene encoding uncharacterized protein LOC108199029: MVRKCRIWWPTHLSTDPTHSSTLLFGWFLESPSSDLLDVVVAFGCTHTNVHSSKLQEIIHRTNERMPMGLQDNCKLTMIGCCQANFQGDGKSIASVAETNNGVDSVNGIVHSKKGQKRLKTKKKKNMLELNRRVSIKNKNWIQLVYDFSEYVGKRIYWIPKLQHIKWDGMTVPDLHLHVIAYETPKYGGHHFSLGSYSTSEHTKSTIKKPMWVEDLHEKQTLPDLDTAILAINSAAAAKSLFEELVLPSVSTARLCSLYMFLALTWRLFAISVASLSTLIYVVLQFIRILLSCGSKSCIHIISTKLFSRTYKNVQFRCCQILYWPIFLQNSAHRSTSCVEYAEKAALRKHSMWSNLAVDVLFGNILGVLMLSHSGSVTSWTLKLFANITNYVLRMGCVSLMGNPAGFKLNNELAIVLGMLSLNAIQVWSTICFFMSSYFLYFIRGVAICGILFGLTTSAALIVDFITFATIHVRCLHWLISLIFSHQLQAVAALWRLFRDQKLNPLRQRLDSYDYTVDQHVVGSLLFTPVLLLLPTSSAFYIFFALMGTTVSFVCIFIELAISAIHATPYTKVFLWILMPRRFPSGLWVEIVRCQSDAVNGLETGAVGNLVLFLHSSCLNIWQVVFPHYKFLFSAVSRVSFATSMYGILIGRSLPSAMNNFSSSLTRLPMTLPWMSIPCQEYWKLCYDAVLARKECTLN; this comes from the exons ATGGTAAGAAAGTGTAGAATTTGGTGGCCCACCCATCTTTCAACTGACCCAACTCACTCTTCAACACTCTTGTTTGGTTGGTTTCTTGAATCCCCCTCCTCGGACTTGTTAGATGTTGTTGTTGCTTTTGGATGTACTCATACTAATGTTCACTCCTCCAAGCTTCAG GAAATCATACATCGGACAAATGAAAGGATGCCAATGGGACTACAAGATAATTGTAAGCTTACTATGATTGGTTGTTGTCAAGCAAATTTCCAGGGCGATGGCAAATCGATAGCTTCTGTAGCCGAAACAAACAATGGCGTTGACTCTGTTAATGGCATTGTACATTCGAAGAAAGGTCAAAAAAGATTAAAGacgaagaagaaaaaaaatatgttggAACTTAATAGACGGGTgtctatcaaaaataaaaactggaTCCAGCTTGTATATGACTTTTCAGAATATGTTGGTAAAAGAATATACTGGATTCCCAAACTGCAgcatataaaatgggacggtATGACAGTACCCGATCTTCATCTCCAC GTGATAGCATATGAAACTCCTAAATATGGTGGTCACCATTTCTCGTTGGGTTCTTATAGTACTTCTGAGCATACAAAGAGCACTATTAAAAAACCCATGTGGGTTGAAGACCTTCATGAAAAGCAGACGCTTCCTGACTTG GATACGGCTATCTTGGCAATTAATAGTGCTGCTGCTGCCAAATCACTCTTTGAGGAACTTGTGCTTCCTAGTGTATCGACAGCTCGATTGTGCAGCCTGTACAT GTTTCTTGCCTTAACATGGAGACTTTTTGCCATTTCTGTAGCTTCATTGTCCACTTTAATCTATGTTGTTCTTCAGTTTATCCGGATTTTGCTTAGTTGTGGATCAAAGTCATGTATACATATCATATCAACAAAGTTATTCAGCCGTACGTATAAGAATGTTCAGTTTCGCTGTTGTCAAATATTGTACTGGCCTATATTTCTTCAAAATAGTGCTCACAG GTCTACATCATGCGTGGAGTATGCAGAAAAAGCTGCACTACGGAAACATTCAATGTGGTCAAATCTTGCGGTTGATGTTCTTTTTGGAAACATTCTCGGTGTTTTAATGCTGAGTCATTCAGGATCTGTTACCAGTTGGACTTTAAAATTGTTCGCTAACATTACTAACTATGTATTGCGTATGGGTTGCGTGTCTTTGATGGGAAACCCAGCGGGTTTTAAGTTAAACAATGAGCTAGCTATTGTTCTAGGCATGCTTTCTCTAAACGCAATACAAGTCTGGTCTACAATCTGTTTTTTCATGAGCTCCTACTTCCTATATTTCATCAGAGGGGTTGCAATATGCGGAATTCTCTTTGGTCTAACCACATCTGCTGCGCTAATCGTAGACTTCATCACATTTGCAACAATACATGTGCGGTGTCTTCATTGGTTGATCTCGCTTATATTTTCACATCAGCTACAAGCTGTAGCTGCTTTGTGGCGTCTCTTCAG GGATCAGAAGTTGAATCCTCTTCGTCAGAGGTTAGATAGTTATGATTATACAGTGGATCAGCATGTTGTCGGCTCTCTCCTGTTTACCCCGGTGTTACTTCTGCTGCCCACTAGCTctgctttttatattttctttgccTTGATGGGCAcaactgtcagttttgtttgcATCTTCATCGAGCTTGCTATATCTGCCATTCATGCCACACCTTATACAAAAGTGTTCCTCTGGATATTAATGCCAAGAAGATTCCCTTCTGGATTATGGGTTGAAATTGTGCGTTGTCAGAGTGATGCTGTTAATGGTTTGGAGACTGGAGCAGTTGGCAATTTGGTATTGTTTCTTCACAGCAGCTGCTTAAATATAT GGCAAGTAGTCTTTCCTCATTATAAATTCCTATTCTCTGCTGTTTCAAGAGTGTCTTTTGCTACATCAATGTATGGAATTTTAATTGGACGAAG TTTGCCTTCTGCAATGAACAATTTTTCATCCTCGCTGACTCGCTTACCTATGACATTGCCCTGGATGTCCATCCCTTGCCAGGAGTATTGGAAGCTTTGCTATGATGCAGTGCTTGCACGCAAAGAGTGTACTTTGAACTAA